A single Marinobacter sp. es.042 DNA region contains:
- a CDS encoding SDR family NAD(P)-dependent oxidoreductase gives MPDMQRKLSLEGKNVLVTGATGYLGRAMVLGLSELGARTFVNGRDRSSVSRLVEELRAADLVAEPAVFDINNEAAVQAWFEEIGDMPLHGLVNNAYAGGAGSIETSSDTEFRNSYEIALVSANRLLREALPSLRTAVSETGAASVVNIGSMYGIVSPDHRIYPGKHAVNPPFYGSAKAALIQWTRYAACEFGAEGIRVNAVSPGPFPSSSVQASNPKFVETLAGKVPMGRIGQADELQGPLSFLISDASSFVNGANLVVDGGWTCW, from the coding sequence ATGCCTGATATGCAGAGAAAGCTATCCCTCGAAGGTAAGAACGTTTTAGTAACAGGTGCAACTGGGTATCTCGGGCGAGCAATGGTTCTAGGATTGTCAGAGCTGGGAGCTCGAACCTTCGTCAATGGCCGGGATCGTTCAAGCGTTTCGAGACTTGTTGAAGAGTTGCGAGCTGCGGATTTGGTTGCGGAGCCGGCTGTGTTCGATATCAATAATGAAGCGGCTGTTCAGGCATGGTTTGAAGAAATCGGTGATATGCCATTGCATGGCCTCGTTAACAACGCCTACGCAGGCGGAGCTGGCTCGATAGAAACATCTTCTGATACGGAGTTTCGAAACAGCTACGAGATTGCGCTGGTCTCTGCGAACAGGTTGCTTCGCGAAGCTTTGCCCAGCCTGCGAACTGCGGTAAGTGAAACGGGCGCGGCCTCAGTTGTGAACATTGGGTCAATGTACGGAATAGTCAGCCCGGACCACCGGATATATCCCGGCAAACACGCGGTTAATCCCCCATTTTACGGTTCTGCGAAAGCTGCACTCATTCAGTGGACACGTTATGCCGCTTGTGAGTTCGGCGCTGAGGGGATCAGGGTGAATGCAGTTTCCCCTGGGCCCTTTCCTTCCTCTTCTGTACAGGCCTCCAATCCCAAGTTTGTGGAAACCTTGGCAGGCAAAGTTCCCATGGGAAGAATTGGGCAGGCCGACGAGCTCCAGGGGCCCTTATCATTTTTGATTTCTGATGCTTCAAGCTTTGTGAATGGAGCCAATCTGGTCGTAGATGGAGGATGGACGTGCTGGTAG
- the pseG gene encoding UDP-2,4-diacetamido-2,4,6-trideoxy-beta-L-altropyranose hydrolase, whose protein sequence is MLVAFRADASVQIGTGHVMRCLTLADELAGLGHHCLFICRDHEGHLGELIQRKGFELCMLKNHVGLCSESGETGDSQYSEWLGVSWEKDSKETQELLAGRKASWVVVDHYALDVRWEREIAEHSEQIMVIDDLADREHDCAVLLDQNLGRFHRDYNGLVPSQTLRLIGPHYALLRSEFHELRGEFLERRQAMQCRRILISLGGVDQTNVTSQVLSALESSSLPSSAKLDIVLSSSAPALEEVRYKAVHSRFEVAVNVNVTNMAERMCWADLSIGAAGSTSWERCCLGLPAVLVVLAQNQVAGAAALEASGAAIKIDDTKQLHEAFRSLWAALSDPSRLERMSKAAAAITDGLGVSRVVQAMNVAGSRDQ, encoded by the coding sequence GTGCTGGTAGCGTTTCGCGCTGACGCGTCAGTCCAAATTGGTACCGGCCACGTCATGCGCTGCCTGACCCTCGCTGACGAGCTTGCAGGTCTGGGGCATCATTGTCTTTTTATTTGTCGCGATCACGAGGGGCATTTAGGGGAACTGATCCAGAGAAAGGGGTTCGAGTTATGCATGCTGAAGAATCACGTTGGTCTCTGTAGTGAATCGGGCGAAACCGGAGATAGCCAATATTCGGAGTGGTTGGGAGTTTCCTGGGAAAAAGATAGCAAAGAAACGCAGGAGCTGCTTGCAGGGAGAAAGGCATCTTGGGTGGTTGTAGATCACTACGCACTAGATGTTCGTTGGGAGCGTGAAATAGCTGAGCATTCTGAACAGATTATGGTGATTGACGACCTAGCGGATCGTGAGCACGACTGCGCAGTATTGCTTGATCAGAACCTCGGACGTTTTCATAGGGACTATAATGGGCTGGTACCTTCACAAACCCTGCGTCTAATCGGGCCGCACTATGCGTTACTGCGCTCAGAGTTCCATGAGCTTCGGGGTGAATTTCTAGAGCGACGGCAAGCGATGCAATGCCGCCGGATTCTAATTTCGCTGGGTGGGGTGGATCAAACCAACGTTACAAGCCAGGTATTGTCCGCGCTAGAATCCTCTTCGTTACCTTCCTCAGCGAAGCTGGACATTGTGTTGAGCTCCTCTGCACCCGCGCTTGAGGAAGTTAGATATAAAGCAGTGCATTCCCGATTCGAAGTAGCGGTAAATGTGAACGTGACCAATATGGCGGAGCGAATGTGCTGGGCGGATCTTTCTATTGGGGCCGCAGGTAGCACATCCTGGGAGCGGTGTTGTTTGGGGCTTCCGGCTGTGCTGGTAGTCCTTGCTCAGAATCAGGTAGCCGGTGCAGCAGCCTTGGAAGCATCTGGCGCTGCAATAAAGATTGATGACACGAAGCAGCTTCACGAAGCCTTTCGTTCCTTATGGGCGGCACTTTCCGATCCCAGCCGGCTCGAGCGGATGAGTAAGGCGGCCGCCGCCATCACTGATGGCTTGGGCGTGTCCCGAGTTGTTCAAGCAATGAATGTGGCAGGCAGTAGAGATCAGTGA
- the pseH gene encoding UDP-4-amino-4,6-dideoxy-N-acetyl-beta-L-altrosamine N-acetyltransferase: protein MTEKDLERILQWRNHSEVRRYMYTTHEICLEEHRKWFINASTNPAIELLIYEKNGEAQGFVNITRSRCSEVADWGFYLSPDAPKGSGEDLGRGALNYAFAQLGLHKVCGQALGFNMRSIAFHKRLGFIEEGRLRDQHFDGNQFHDVVCFGLLNREWQAQPKD from the coding sequence ATGACCGAGAAAGACCTTGAGCGGATCTTGCAGTGGCGCAATCATTCAGAAGTGCGACGCTACATGTACACTACTCATGAGATTTGCCTGGAAGAACATCGCAAGTGGTTCATTAATGCAAGTACAAACCCAGCCATAGAACTTCTTATCTATGAGAAAAATGGGGAAGCGCAAGGTTTCGTTAATATAACCCGTTCACGTTGCTCGGAAGTGGCGGACTGGGGGTTTTACTTGTCGCCGGACGCTCCGAAAGGTAGCGGCGAGGATTTGGGCCGAGGTGCACTCAACTATGCGTTCGCTCAGCTAGGTCTGCACAAGGTATGTGGGCAAGCGCTCGGTTTTAATATGCGTTCGATTGCCTTTCATAAGCGATTGGGATTTATCGAGGAAGGTCGTCTGCGTGATCAGCATTTTGATGGCAACCAATTTCACGATGTCGTGTGTTTTGGTCTTCTGAATCGCGAATGGCAAGCACAGCCTAAGGATTGA